The Alphaproteobacteria bacterium genome contains a region encoding:
- the ndk gene encoding nucleoside-diphosphate kinase has translation MAVERTFSILKPDATKRNLTGAINAMIEKAGLRIVAQKRVRIAREQAETFYGVHRERPFFGELCEFMTSGPVVVQVLEGEGAIAKYRDVMGATDPKKAAEGTIRKVHALSIGENSVHGSDAPDTAANEIAQFFSGNEIVG, from the coding sequence ATGGCGGTCGAGCGCACCTTCTCGATCCTCAAGCCCGACGCGACCAAGCGTAACCTGACCGGCGCAATCAACGCGATGATTGAAAAGGCGGGCCTGCGCATCGTCGCGCAGAAGCGCGTGCGCATCGCGCGCGAGCAGGCCGAGACGTTCTATGGCGTGCACCGGGAGCGGCCGTTCTTCGGTGAGCTTTGCGAGTTCATGACTTCGGGTCCTGTGGTGGTGCAGGTGCTGGAAGGCGAGGGCGCGATCGCGAAATATCGCGACGTGATGGGCGCGACCGATCCGAAGAAGGCCGCGGAGGGAACCATCCGCAAGGTGCACGCGCTCTCGATCGGCGAGAACTCGGTGCACGGTTCCGACGCGCCGGACACCGCGGCAAACGAAATCGCGCAGTTCTTTTCCGGCAATGAAATAGTAGGATAG